In Erigeron canadensis isolate Cc75 chromosome 1, C_canadensis_v1, whole genome shotgun sequence, a single window of DNA contains:
- the LOC122579664 gene encoding histone-lysine N-methyltransferase ATXR7, which yields MLSAMDTKGETNGVNDATNKDLVGLAEVAYVSGWMYVSEQGQYCGPYIQEQLFEGLSSNFLPEDLPVYPLLNGSLGNPVPLNYFRQFPDHVATGFVYLNVSASDVKENSDKILHESGDVKKDENPTGEVCTSTQRMQKSEVLISTSSFLSQSGEEGCWLYEDDLGKKHGPHTLMELYSWLHYGYLQGSVMVYHSENVYKPSNLRTLIDSWLTAQGDSIGQLDNNEDHLITGFVADVSEEVCAQLHSGIMKSTKKVVLDEIISHVIRESMTAKKDDSHLKLEDSCQTIEDCSLDNPISHTNQELDECSGSEGAASHSVHKQTAPSPSVEPHGYKKSVGSLENFHGVYIDVCRNLFDFCMQVIWNAVLYDPVADQVSVWRKEKLWSNYNAVTEKSNEFHELTERKPVDDLEQESSSSKNDYPPGFEVAASPLTLCHGEVTSKDDSFRDNMEQIMESVESEIHLSARKSLLHYVENLVDKEVRKVVKTKRKVRMKEVAVDSRPQLSRATRSDVFSSSNSRSSQQNMFLPKMPSSNWFENAFIKVYAHEDIVQNKNNLQSIVPKENSRFVVPQASKFHPTRAMDSIPKIAIYVIVAACRQKLHDIVAREWLSISLNDAIDKHNQPVHSSKRHSNLDTMVGRETKRRKEKTVEFIAAYDKYKEQSRNGQSSGPPEPSAGKGDYTYCRTRKSKRKKFASLSGQPKTGRLVQNSRRQDVSALEHEVAETLIKYGDELALKYRATKQFRDPDVHGVRLASNSGTCQKSVKVSTVSEDNDRRVGAIISRKENDPDFRLKTYDLRSQEATAVDLSKSVSKSSKMGKLKRKSNIDDTPEQCSVKVPKLTIGGVKAKKIQNSKSKKSKTCPVSKGCARCSINGWQWRKWSLHASPAERARVRGTCVSNTNDAGPEANTSHPSNVKGLSARTNRVKMRSLLAAADGADLLKATQLKARKKRLRFQQSKIHDWGLVALEPIEAEDFVIEYVGELIRPRISDIREQHYEKMGIGSSYLFRLDDGYVVDATKRGGIARFINHSCEPNCYTKVISLDGQKKIFIYAKRHIVSGEEITYNYKFPLEEKKIPCNCGSRRCRGSMN from the exons ATGCTGTCTGCAATGGACACAAAGGGCGAGACAAATGGCGTAAACGATGCCACAAACAAAGATCTTGTCGGGTTGGCAGAGGTTGCGTATGTGAGTGGGTGGATGTATGTTAGCGAACAAGGACAGTATTGTGGTCCGTATATTCAGGAGCAACTTTTTGAAGGTCTGTCTAGCAACTTCTTGCCAGAGGACCTTCCTGTTTATCCACTCTTGAATGGAAGCTTGGGAAATCCTGTGCCGTTAAATTACTTTCGGCAATTCCCTGATCATGTTGCCACTGGCTTTGTTTATCTAAATGTTTCCGCGTCTGATGTGAAGGAGAACTCTGATAAAATTTTACACGAGAGCGGTGATGTTAAGAAAGATGAAAATCCTACAGGTGAAGTTTGTACATCAACTCAACGGATGCAGAAATCGGAAGTATTGATCTCAACTTCATCGTTTTTATCACAG TCAGGTGAAGAAGGATGCTGGCTTTATGAAGATGATCTGGGAAAGAAACACGGTCCACATACTCTTATGGAGCTTTATTCCTGGCTTCATTATGGATATCTCCAAGGGTCAGTGATG GTATATCATTCTGAAAATGTATATAAGCCCTCCAATTTGCGGACTTTAATAGACTCCTGGTTGACTGCCCAAGGTGATTCTATAGGGCAGCTTGATAACAATGAAGACCACCTAATTACGGGTTTTGTGGCTGATGTTTCTGAGGAGGTCTGTGCccagttgcattctggaattatGAAATCAACAAAAAAGGTTGTGTTAGAtgaaataataagccatgtgaTAAGGGAGTCTATGACTGCAAAGAAAGATGACAGCCATCTGAAACTTGAAGATTCTTGTCAGACAATCGAGGACTGCTCACTGGATAACCCAATCTCTCATACAAATCAGGAGTTGGATGAATGTTCTGGGAGCGAAGGAGCGGCATCTCATAGTGTTCACAAGCAGACTGCCCCTTCACCTTCTGTGGAACCTCATGGATACAAGAAATCTGTTGGAAGCTTAGAGAATTTTCATGGTGTATACATTGATGTTTGCAGAAACCTTTTTGACTTCTGCATGCAGGTCATCTGGAATGCTGTCTTATATGACCCAGTAGCAGATCAAGTATCTGTATGGAGGAAGGAAAAACTGTGGTCCAATTACAATGCTGTCACTGAAAAATCCAATGAATTTCATGAGTTGACTGAGAGGAAGCCTGTAGATGAT TTGGAGCAAGAATCTTCATCTTCCAAGAATGATTATCCCCCTGGGTTTGAAGTGGCTGCATCTCCATTGACATTGTGTCATGGAGAAGTTACATCTAAAGATGATTCTTTTAGAGATAATATGGAACAAATAATGGAAAGTGTAGAAAGTGAAATCCATTTATCTGCAAGGAAGTCTTTGCTTCATTATGTTGAAAATCTTGTTGACAAGGAAGTGCGGAAAGTTGTTAAAACTAAAAGGAAAGTTAGAATGAAGGAG GTTGCTGTTGACTCTAGACCTCAGCTCAGTCGTGCAACTCGATCTGATGTTTTTAGTTCATCGAACAGCAGGTCATCTCAACAGAATATGTTTCTGCCGAAGATGCCTTCATCTAATTGGTTTGAAAATGCTTTCATTAAAGTATATGCACATGAGGATATCGTTCAGAATAAAAATAACCTTCAATCAATTGTGCCCAAAGAGAATTCTAGATTTGTTGTTCCACAAGCTAGTAAATTTCACCCAACTAGGGCAATGGATTCTATTCCCAAGATTGCGATCTATGTTATCGTGGCAGCGTGCAGACAGAAGTTGCACGATATTGTTGCTAGGGAGTGGTTATCGATATCTCTGAATGATGCCATTGATAAACATAATCAGCCAGTTCATTCTTCTAAGAGGCACAGTAATCTTGATACAATGGTG GGTAGAGAAACTAAAAGAAGGAAGGAGAAGACTGTAGAGTTCATTGCCGCGTATGATAAGTACAAAGAGCAATCTAGGAATGGTCAAAGCTCTGGCCCCCCTGAACCATCTGCTGGCAAAGGAGACTATACTTATTGCCGAACTAGAAAGTCAAAGAGAAAAAAGTTTGCATCTTTATCAGGGCAACCGAAAACTGGACGATTGGTTCAGAATTCAAGGAGACAGGATGTTTCTGCACTAGAGCATGAGGTAGCTGAAACGTTAATCAAATATGGTGATGAACTTGCACTAAAGTATCGTGCTACTAAACAGTTCCGTGATCCTGATGTTCATGGAGTTCGATTAGCATCCAATAGTGGGACTTGTCAGAAATCTGTGAAGGTTTCTACTGTAAGTGAAG ATAATGACAGACGTGTTGGTGCTATAATATCTCGCAAAGAAAATGATCCCGATTTCCGTCTGAAAACTTATGATCTTAGAAGCCAGGAAGCAACTGCTGTTGACTTATCTAAAAGTGTTTCAAAAT CAAGCAAAATGGGAAAACTAAAAAGGAAGAGTAATATAGATGATACACCTGAACAATGTTCTGTGAAAGTTCCCAAGCTAACAATTGGTGGTGTTAAAGCTAAGAAGATTCAAAATAGTAAGTCTAAAAAGTCTAAAACCTGCCCTGTATCTAAAGGATGTGCACGTTGCTCTATCAATGGGTGGCAATGGCGTAAATGGTCATTACATGCAAGTCCTGCTGAGAGGGCTCGTGTTCGAGGAACTTGTGTAAGTAATACAAACGATGCTGGTCCCGAGGCCAACACATCTCATCCTTCAAACGTTAAGGGATTATCTGCCAGAACAAATAGGGTAAAGATGCGTAGCCTGCTTGCTGCTGCCGATGGTGCTGACCTTCTCAAGGCTACTCAGTTAAAG GCAAGGAAAAAACGTTTACGTTTTCAACAAAGTAAGATACATGACTGGGGTCTTGTTGCTCTCGAGCCAATTGAAGCAGAAGATTTTGTTATTGAATATGTAGGAGAATTAATTCGTCCTCGT ATTTCTGATATCCGTGAACAACATTATGAGAAGATGGGAATTGGTAGCAGTTACCTTTTTAGACTGGATGACGGTTACGTG GTTGATGCGACAAAGCGTGGTGGGATTGCTAGATTCATTAACCATTCATGTGAG CCTAATTGTTATACCAAGGTTATAAGTTTGGACGGTCAGAAAAAGATATTCATTTATGCAAAGCGGCATATAGTCTCAGGAGAAGAAATTACTTACAATTACAAGTTCCCGTTGGAAGAAAAAAAGATCCCCTGCAACTGTGGCTCTAGGAG atGTCGCGGATCGATGAATTGA